The region GTTTTCCCCACACCCCGGGAACCCTTAATTTCAATTAATCTGGTATTCCAGTTAATAGATTCATATAAAGCTCTGATAAAATTTCTATTCACTAATCGAATTAAGCGATCACCGGTTTCAATCAATTGTTCCATTTTTTTAGCCTTTATGCAAATGTAGCTATTTTATGGATTGGAATCCAGTTTTTTATTCTTTTTTATGGAATGCATTCCGTTTAAGGTTTCTCGCAGAGTTTTCCACAGAGTTGCGCAGAGTTACACTGAGCCTTTTGCGAAACTCTGCAAAGCACTCAGCGAAACGCTTCAAGAACTTTTTTAAAGAATTACGAACCCGTTCTCTTCGATTTGCTTTTGCCTTGCCGGTAGGCTAATCAGAGAACTGCTGTGGAGGTTCTTGTTTTCGTGGCACAATTTGGGCCGGAAACTGTGGTGTAAAACGAATATAGTTAGCTACGTTGGTGTTTTTCAGGATACCAATTTTTCAGATCCAATCCGGTTTGTTTTTCGAGTTCAAGAATCATTGGATAGAAATGGGTTCTAAGTTTATTGATTCGTAAGACTTTTGCTTTTATCCATTTTTATTAATGAATCGTTCAGTTAGCTGAAAAAAAGCAGCCGAGAAAAGCTAGTCCGAAAGAGATATCATTGTATTTTATTTATGATATCAGTTAACTTTTCAACTTGTCTTTTTCTTGAAAACTCTTCTACGTTTTTGCTTTCACAGTGCAACTTACCTTCAGCTATATATTCATTCATTATAGATTCAAGAAGTTCTGTAAATTCCTTCTGATTTTTAACTAAATAGCCTGAATGCGTATACTCAATAATTTCTGCTTGTCTGTTTTTATTATATCCCTCATCATTTATTGGGAAATACTTATTTTTAAGTTTTAGGGCGTCTTCGTCATTTGTATAGCACAAAAGAATACGGGTTTTGGCGGCTAAATAATCGTAAATCTTTGTTCCTGTTATGGAGTAATCATTAAACAAAAGCAACAAATCCTGATTTTTCAGATAGGCAAGTAATTCTTGATTTGGAATTTTATTTAAAAAAGAAACCTTTCCCATCAATGCAATATACTCATTATCAACAACCCTTGAGATGTATTCATTTTTAGACGTACCAATAAAAGTTAATTTTATATTCGCATTACCTTTTAGGGATAAATAATTATGAAACGCAGATAAAACACTTTTTACTGGGTGCCAGGGATAAATAGAACCTGCTAAAGCAACTTTTAGAATATCAGAACTTTGCTTAGTACTAGCGGTTTTATTATGATCGTTATAACCATTAGGAACGATTAAAATCTCTTTACCTTTTATTAAT is a window of Salinivirga cyanobacteriivorans DNA encoding:
- a CDS encoding glycosyltransferase, whose product is MKKKIFLMLLNFLMVIFEPMKKVLILAYDFPPYVSVGGLRPYSWYKYFHEFGLYPIVVTRQWGNKYGSHLDYIAPGETNETIIEENQTGTIIRTPYKPNLSNRLLLKYGEKRFRLLRKVITAWYEFMQFLFLVGPKAGLYRGTKAYLKQHKVDAIIATGEPFILFKYASKLSGKFNIPWLADYRDPWTQSKSRSKNILLKVWNSCFEKKYINNSSRIITVSDFLKYKIQQLIKGKEILIVPNGYNDHNKTASTKQSSDILKVALAGSIYPWHPVKSVLSAFHNYLSLKGNANIKLTFIGTSKNEYISRVVDNEYIALMGKVSFLNKIPNQELLAYLKNQDLLLLFNDYSITGTKIYDYLAAKTRILLCYTNDEDALKLKNKYFPINDEGYNKNRQAEIIEYTHSGYLVKNQKEFTELLESIMNEYIAEGKLHCESKNVEEFSRKRQVEKLTDIINKIQ